The Hymenobacter sp. DG25A nucleotide sequence CCCCACCTGGGGCGGCACGAGCTGAATTATTTACACAAAGCCATTGAGGATAACTGGGTGGCGCCCGTAGGGCCCAACATCACCGGGTTCGAGCAGGATATCTGCCAATACACGGGGGCCGGGCACGGCGTAGCCCTTACCTCCGGCACCGCCGCCATTCACCTGGGCCTGCTGGCACTAGGCGTGGGCCCCGGCGACGAAGTGCTGTGCTCCTCCTTCACCTTTGTGGCCTCGGCTAATCCCATCACCTACGTGGGTGCCACGCCGGTTTTTGTGGATAGTGAAGCGGAAACCTGGAACATGGACCCCGTCCGGCTGCGCGAAGCCATTGAGGACCGGCAGCGGCACGGCCGCACCCCCAAAGCCCTGGTGCTGGTGCACCTCTACGGCATGCCTGCCCAAATGCGAGAGATAATGGCTATTGCCGAAGAATTCAACATATCGGTGCTGGAAGATTCGGCTGAGGGCCTGGGCTCCCTCTACCACGGGCAGGCGCTGGGCACGTTTGGCGCGGTGGGCGTATTCTCCTTCAACGGCAACAAAATCCTGACTACCAGCGGTGGCGGCGTACTCATCACTCACCGGAAGGATATAGCCACGCAGGCGCTTTTTCTGGCCACCCAGGCCCGGGAAGCGGCGGCACACTACCAGCACGAAACCACCGGCTACAACTACCGCCTCAGCAACCTGCTGGCCGGCATTGGCCGGGGGCAGATGGGCCTGCTTGATGATAGGGTGAAGAAGCGCCGGGAAATCTTTGCCTGGTACCAGAAGCACCTGCAGGATATTCCCGGCCTCACGGTAGGCCCCACGGAACCTGCCAAAAGCCGCAGCAACCGCTGGCTGACTACGGTGCTGCTGGATCCGGAGCAGACCAGCGTTACCCCGGAGCAGCTGCGCCAGCACCTGGAAACGCACAACGTAGAAAGCCGCCCGCTCTGGAAGCCCCTGCACCTGCAGCCTCTTTTTGCCAATGCTCCCATGTACGGGGGCGAAGTCAGTGCGCGCCTGTTCCAGCAGGGCCTGTGCCTGCCCTCCGGCTCCGCCATGACCGATATTGACCTGCGCCGGGTGGTGGATGGGATTAAAGAACTGCTGGTATCGTAGGCTAGGCTAAGCTAGGGCCTGCTCCAGATCAGCAATCAATTCCCCCACAGGCTCAATCCCAACCGATACACGAATCAGCCCGACTGTTATGCCCAGTTCCTGCTGCTGAGCGGGCGTAAGGGAGCGGTGTGAAGTACCCAGGGGGTAGGAAATAGAAGAATCGACCCCGGCCAGGGAAGGCGCAAACGGGAAGCGCTTCACCCGCTGCATAAAGTCGTTTACGGCGGCCGCTTCATCCTTCAGCTTAAAGGAAAGCATGCCGCCAAACAGGCCATTTCCCTGCTCGGCGGCTAGCTGGTGCTGCGGGTGTCTAGCAAGACCAGGGTAATACACCTGCTTTACGGCGGGGTGGGCAGCCAGGAACTGCGCAATGGCCAGAGCATTATGACTATGCTCCCGGACCCGCAACCGAAGGGTTTTTAGCCCGCGCACGGCCAGCCAGCTTTCCATGGGGCTCAGCGTCAGGCCGTAAAACACGCCAATCTGCTTAAGACGGGCTATAATGACGGGGTCAGTAGCCACCACGGCGCCAGCAGTTACGTCGCTGTGGCCGGCTATGTATTTAGTTACGCTGTGCAGGGAAATATCAGCCCCAAGCGCCAGCGGGCGGGTAAGCAAGGGCGTGGCAAAGGTATTATCCACCACCAGTTTCAGCCCGTGGCGGTGGCACTCCGCGGCCACCCGGGCCAGGTCGGCTACGCGCAGCAGGGG carries:
- a CDS encoding DegT/DnrJ/EryC1/StrS family aminotransferase, which codes for MRSQDHDRIYLSPPHLGRHELNYLHKAIEDNWVAPVGPNITGFEQDICQYTGAGHGVALTSGTAAIHLGLLALGVGPGDEVLCSSFTFVASANPITYVGATPVFVDSEAETWNMDPVRLREAIEDRQRHGRTPKALVLVHLYGMPAQMREIMAIAEEFNISVLEDSAEGLGSLYHGQALGTFGAVGVFSFNGNKILTTSGGGVLITHRKDIATQALFLATQAREAAAHYQHETTGYNYRLSNLLAGIGRGQMGLLDDRVKKRREIFAWYQKHLQDIPGLTVGPTEPAKSRSNRWLTTVLLDPEQTSVTPEQLRQHLETHNVESRPLWKPLHLQPLFANAPMYGGEVSARLFQQGLCLPSGSAMTDIDLRRVVDGIKELLVS
- a CDS encoding trans-sulfuration enzyme family protein gives rise to the protein MKITPKITPIYQTSVFKFEDLNELELYFGEPGSRYLYSRNGNPNSDELAEAVNKLECGAGAIATGSGMAAIFAAIMACCQAGDHVLCAADIYGGSSALLNAELSRLGISATYVPFEQLEALQPFIQPTTRLLLCETISNPLLRVADLARVAAECHRHGLKLVVDNTFATPLLTRPLALGADISLHSVTKYIAGHSDVTAGAVVATDPVIIARLKQIGVFYGLTLSPMESWLAVRGLKTLRLRVREHSHNALAIAQFLAAHPAVKQVYYPGLARHPQHQLAAEQGNGLFGGMLSFKLKDEAAAVNDFMQRVKRFPFAPSLAGVDSSISYPLGTSHRSLTPAQQQELGITVGLIRVSVGIEPVGELIADLEQALA